The Caulifigura coniformis genome includes a region encoding these proteins:
- a CDS encoding MFS transporter, with protein MQNDEANGAGPTASPLEVGTRLAATQALFTAGHALTSGGFFNYFVSTYHPTATWLAILQAAPEFFETAGLFTRPIVTRIWSRKSLWILGLVLGRLAALAIPLIAIVGGQRDASQVLTWILVAVGFWYALQGLSYVAFLSWLSDLAPERTWGRIYSSRQFVVIVVTWIMSTLGGQAIRWQRGNLPPDQQFWFYVIAFTIGGLVAAASFVPMLSLPAIRTRPAFESGRFIGPLKAAVADRDFRFLLVWAAHMALAQGLTQAVITKYQIEVLKIPLEGYLQMVAVMLSIQAVLSLAAGQLSDRLGDRNLLFMSHLFVALAMVFPFLATPANPGWLFGAYITWGLFGVVNVVMTTLAWRLAPRSDNTSFLALFRPLTGLTAAIAAIGGGIWLDRLLKSQWSIDLFGRSWTGFHLLFLVSLVGRVTAPFWLLGIRKRQPLRIRPDQPSNPTAYVRRRE; from the coding sequence ATGCAGAACGATGAGGCGAACGGGGCGGGGCCAACCGCCTCGCCGCTCGAGGTGGGGACGCGTCTCGCGGCGACGCAGGCGCTCTTCACCGCCGGCCACGCCCTCACCAGCGGCGGATTTTTCAACTATTTCGTCAGCACCTACCATCCCACGGCGACGTGGCTAGCGATTCTTCAGGCGGCGCCCGAGTTCTTCGAAACCGCAGGTCTGTTCACGCGTCCCATCGTGACAAGGATCTGGTCGCGAAAATCGCTCTGGATCCTCGGACTCGTGCTCGGCCGTCTGGCCGCACTCGCGATCCCTCTGATCGCGATAGTCGGCGGACAACGCGATGCTTCGCAGGTCCTGACGTGGATCCTCGTCGCCGTCGGATTCTGGTATGCACTGCAGGGGCTCAGTTACGTCGCGTTTCTCTCATGGCTGTCCGATCTCGCTCCGGAACGCACGTGGGGCCGTATTTATTCCAGTCGACAGTTCGTCGTCATCGTCGTGACCTGGATCATGTCGACGCTGGGAGGCCAGGCGATTCGCTGGCAACGGGGGAATCTCCCTCCCGACCAGCAGTTCTGGTTCTACGTCATCGCCTTCACCATTGGCGGCCTCGTCGCGGCTGCGTCGTTCGTCCCGATGCTTTCCCTTCCCGCCATCAGGACACGGCCCGCCTTCGAGTCCGGCCGTTTCATCGGGCCGTTGAAGGCCGCAGTTGCCGACCGGGACTTCCGCTTTCTCCTCGTTTGGGCTGCGCACATGGCGCTGGCCCAGGGGCTGACGCAGGCGGTCATCACGAAGTACCAGATTGAAGTCCTCAAGATTCCGCTCGAAGGCTACCTGCAGATGGTCGCCGTCATGCTGTCGATCCAGGCCGTGCTGAGCCTCGCGGCCGGCCAGCTTTCCGACCGCCTGGGCGACCGCAATCTCCTTTTCATGTCGCACCTGTTCGTTGCTCTCGCCATGGTGTTTCCATTTCTGGCCACTCCCGCGAATCCGGGGTGGCTGTTCGGCGCGTACATCACCTGGGGACTGTTTGGCGTCGTGAACGTGGTGATGACCACGCTTGCCTGGAGGCTCGCGCCCCGCAGCGACAACACTTCCTTCCTCGCGTTGTTCAGGCCGCTCACCGGTCTCACGGCCGCGATAGCCGCAATCGGCGGTGGAATCTGGCTCGATCGACTTCTCAAGTCCCAATGGTCGATCGACCTCTTCGGCCGCTCATGGACCGGATTCCATCTGCTCTTTCTGGTCTCGCTGGTCGGCCGCGTGACAGCACCCTTCTGGCTGCTTGGCATTCGGAAACGACAGCCCCTTAGAATCCGGCCAGACCAGCCCTCGAATCCCACTGCATATGTCCGTCGCCGAGAATGA
- a CDS encoding SDR family oxidoreductase has protein sequence MRLAGKTALVTGGGTGIGAGCALALAKEGCRVVISGRRDDKLREAAAQFTGQPPLLTRVADVGDRNSATALVEWAQKELGKIDILINCAGINTPKRLMSDLDPADWDMVMNVNATGAFNVTRAALPAMRERKDGLIINISSTSGVRASMLGGVAYSASKFAMAALGTCIALEEKDHGIRVTNIFPGEVETPILDRRPVPVSAEHRARILQPSDVGDMVVAVALLPPRAHVAEMIIKPTTQIHA, from the coding sequence ATGCGATTGGCAGGCAAGACGGCTCTGGTGACTGGCGGCGGAACGGGCATCGGGGCGGGATGCGCCCTGGCGCTGGCGAAGGAGGGCTGCCGCGTGGTCATCAGCGGCCGCCGTGACGACAAGCTTCGGGAAGCCGCGGCCCAGTTCACGGGCCAGCCTCCCCTGCTGACCCGCGTCGCGGACGTTGGCGATCGGAACAGCGCCACTGCCCTCGTTGAATGGGCCCAGAAGGAACTGGGCAAGATCGACATCCTGATCAACTGCGCCGGGATCAACACTCCGAAGCGGCTGATGTCCGACCTCGACCCGGCCGACTGGGACATGGTCATGAACGTCAACGCGACCGGCGCCTTCAACGTCACTCGGGCGGCGCTCCCCGCGATGCGCGAGCGCAAGGACGGGCTCATCATCAACATCTCCTCGACGTCAGGAGTCCGGGCGAGCATGCTCGGCGGCGTGGCCTACAGCGCATCCAAGTTCGCCATGGCCGCACTTGGCACCTGCATAGCGCTGGAGGAGAAGGACCACGGAATCCGCGTGACGAACATCTTCCCGGGAGAAGTGGAGACCCCCATTCTCGACCGGCGGCCTGTCCCCGTTTCGGCGGAACACCGCGCCCGGATCCTTCAGCCGTCCGACGTGGGCGACATGGTGGTGGCGGTCGCACTGCTGCCGCCGCGGGCTCACGTCGCGGAGATGATCATCAAGCCAACCACCCAGATCCACGCGTGA
- a CDS encoding PQQ-binding-like beta-propeller repeat protein: MTSDPTAVAVAPGSPKLAWARWGLAFALTFSVLLVAPTRLVIVWMANSARESGLALLFLVVLAATSAVTWNLAKSLPEKWSSRTRPVVFGTWIVLLCVGVFVQSGPNSNRAIVAFLFAVGSLWVPWLAWFGFRPASLTRRVSEALLVAVGPLVLVSTVTVEAMRGDNTVDFAWTWSPPRDLAIAFPEPARPAVITTGFDPTPDDFPQFLGPARTGVIESGMRPVDWNENPPRELWRKQVGPAWSGFAVRGDFAFTQEQRGEEEAVACYRVKDGELMWMTKSPGRFASAMGGVGPRATPTIHADGRLYTVGATGALQCLDACSGQVHWSKQILADNEGVDHNHGICGSPLIVDDKVIVSPTGNASSSLVAYDRLTGDRVWQAGQSLASYSSPALLELRGRKQVVLHTQQVLEAHDPVTGALLWEFPWSNANVNNCSQPLVIDADNGRLLVTTGYGVGAALIEVAPGEPHWSVNTIWTAREMKTKFTTAVRVGEFIYGLDDGILACISLADGKRKWKTGRYNHGQVLLVGPTLLVQAEMGDLALVDPQPKKFVELVRIPMLKNKTWNNPTVAGKYLLVRNGEEAVCLEWPVR, translated from the coding sequence ATGACTTCAGACCCCACGGCGGTCGCCGTTGCTCCCGGATCGCCGAAACTGGCGTGGGCCCGCTGGGGCCTTGCGTTCGCGCTCACCTTTTCCGTGCTGCTCGTCGCGCCGACCAGGCTGGTGATCGTCTGGATGGCGAACAGCGCCCGTGAGTCGGGGCTGGCCCTGTTGTTTCTCGTCGTCCTGGCCGCCACGTCCGCGGTGACGTGGAATCTCGCGAAATCGCTGCCGGAGAAATGGAGTTCGCGAACGCGGCCGGTCGTGTTCGGCACATGGATCGTGTTGCTGTGCGTCGGTGTCTTCGTGCAGTCGGGGCCCAACTCGAACCGGGCGATTGTCGCCTTCCTGTTTGCAGTTGGTTCGCTATGGGTTCCCTGGCTGGCGTGGTTCGGTTTCCGCCCGGCCTCTCTCACGCGACGAGTCTCGGAGGCGCTCCTGGTGGCGGTGGGCCCACTGGTCCTCGTCTCCACAGTCACCGTCGAAGCGATGCGGGGGGACAACACCGTCGATTTTGCGTGGACCTGGTCGCCTCCGCGCGATCTGGCGATCGCTTTCCCGGAGCCCGCGCGACCGGCGGTCATTACGACGGGCTTCGACCCCACTCCGGACGACTTCCCTCAGTTCCTGGGACCTGCCCGGACCGGCGTGATCGAATCAGGTATGCGGCCTGTCGACTGGAATGAGAATCCGCCGCGAGAGTTATGGCGGAAACAGGTCGGCCCGGCCTGGAGCGGGTTCGCGGTGCGGGGTGACTTTGCCTTCACGCAGGAGCAGCGTGGCGAAGAAGAGGCAGTTGCCTGCTACCGCGTCAAGGACGGCGAACTGATGTGGATGACCAAGTCCCCCGGACGATTTGCTTCCGCGATGGGAGGAGTGGGGCCCCGGGCCACGCCGACGATTCATGCCGATGGGCGGCTCTACACGGTTGGTGCGACCGGCGCCCTGCAATGCCTTGATGCGTGTTCGGGACAGGTTCACTGGTCAAAGCAGATTCTCGCGGACAACGAGGGAGTCGATCACAACCACGGCATCTGCGGTTCGCCGTTGATCGTCGATGACAAGGTGATCGTGTCGCCGACGGGAAACGCGTCGTCGTCTCTCGTCGCCTATGACCGACTCACGGGCGACCGCGTGTGGCAGGCCGGCCAGTCGCTCGCGAGCTACAGTTCGCCCGCGCTTCTCGAACTGCGCGGACGCAAGCAGGTGGTGCTTCACACCCAGCAGGTGCTCGAGGCTCACGATCCTGTCACCGGGGCGCTTCTCTGGGAGTTCCCCTGGTCGAATGCAAACGTCAATAACTGCTCGCAGCCTCTCGTGATCGATGCCGACAACGGGCGTCTCCTCGTGACCACCGGCTACGGCGTCGGCGCGGCGCTGATTGAAGTCGCTCCGGGTGAGCCCCACTGGTCGGTGAACACGATCTGGACCGCGCGCGAGATGAAAACCAAGTTCACGACGGCCGTCCGTGTCGGTGAGTTCATCTACGGGCTGGACGACGGGATCCTGGCGTGCATCAGCCTGGCCGATGGAAAGCGGAAGTGGAAAACCGGACGCTATAACCACGGCCAGGTTCTGCTGGTCGGCCCGACTTTGCTCGTCCAGGCCGAAATGGGGGACCTGGCGCTCGTCGATCCGCAGCCGAAGAAGTTCGTGGAACTGGTGCGGATCCCGATGCTCAAGAACAAGACGTGGAACAATCCGACGGTCGCCGGGAAGTACCTGCTGGTGCGAAACGGCGAGGAGGCTGTCTGTCTCGAGTGGCCGGTCCGGTGA
- a CDS encoding TraR/DksA family transcriptional regulator translates to MNHSSAEHYRKRLEVLSSRLLDDTAAMAELTHRPSGGQADGELSNAPMHLADMGTEEYLHDLNATLLENKEYLASEARAALERLDEGRFGECEDCGESIPRARLDAIPYARYCVACAATHSNGRANINIGRPNSPDKILSQRGHTVDDRSERRTTGVTEVDARRTRRMDRGDVHAVGEAGGGTASGGIAGSNFGDGEPDTAELADAMGSGRYDAEFEEDLNDLEEEDAATPASRENRHPSHQ, encoded by the coding sequence ATGAACCACTCCAGCGCAGAACACTATCGGAAGCGGCTCGAAGTCCTCTCCTCCCGTCTGCTGGATGACACGGCAGCGATGGCTGAACTGACACACCGACCGAGCGGCGGTCAGGCCGACGGAGAACTCTCGAACGCCCCCATGCACCTGGCCGATATGGGGACTGAGGAATACCTCCACGACCTGAACGCAACCCTGCTTGAGAACAAGGAGTATCTGGCGAGCGAGGCCAGGGCGGCCCTGGAACGGCTGGACGAAGGACGATTCGGCGAATGTGAAGACTGCGGCGAATCGATCCCCAGGGCCCGACTGGATGCCATCCCGTACGCCCGCTATTGCGTCGCATGCGCGGCGACTCATTCCAACGGTCGTGCGAATATCAACATCGGCCGCCCCAACAGCCCCGACAAGATCCTCTCCCAGCGCGGCCACACTGTTGATGATCGATCCGAACGCCGGACGACCGGCGTGACCGAGGTGGATGCGCGTCGGACGCGGCGAATGGATCGCGGCGACGTTCACGCCGTCGGAGAAGCGGGAGGCGGGACCGCCTCGGGAGGGATTGCCGGATCGAATTTCGGTGACGGCGAGCCGGATACCGCGGAACTGGCAGATGCGATGGGAAGTGGCCGGTACGACGCTGAATTTGAAGAGGACCTGAATGATCTCGAAGAGGAAGACGCCGCAACCCCCGCTTCAAGGGAGAACCGCCATCCGAGCCATCAGTAG
- a CDS encoding DUF309 domain-containing protein, which yields MPNASPRAPRTKTKPATKRKTITVPAIEKTSIVKFVRLLPATELPRYTHVPGTGTPHPYRDPRGHSFNRKPVNPKALNEDRWAECRSYLLGLDLFNLGFYWEAHDEWERLWRQSGPDSMVGKFLKGLVKLAAAGIKVREESIHGVRRHAASAGEVFADVAAETDLERFCGLKFEDLQFAADRAAQLVYKPDLQAGRPLRVFPYVLTPEPMPLM from the coding sequence ATGCCGAATGCCTCTCCACGCGCTCCCCGCACCAAGACCAAGCCCGCTACGAAGCGTAAAACGATTACTGTTCCGGCGATTGAGAAGACGTCGATCGTCAAGTTTGTCCGGCTCCTTCCAGCCACTGAGCTTCCCCGGTATACGCATGTCCCGGGCACCGGCACCCCGCATCCTTACCGCGATCCCCGCGGCCACAGCTTCAACCGTAAGCCGGTGAACCCGAAGGCGCTCAACGAAGACCGCTGGGCCGAATGCCGCTCCTACCTGCTCGGGCTCGATCTCTTCAACCTGGGCTTCTATTGGGAAGCTCACGATGAATGGGAACGCCTGTGGCGTCAGAGCGGACCGGATTCGATGGTCGGCAAGTTCCTCAAGGGGCTGGTCAAACTCGCCGCCGCCGGAATCAAGGTGCGTGAAGAAAGCATTCACGGCGTTCGCCGTCATGCGGCCTCGGCCGGCGAAGTCTTCGCCGACGTCGCTGCTGAAACCGACCTCGAGCGATTCTGCGGCCTGAAGTTTGAAGACCTGCAGTTCGCGGCTGACCGTGCGGCCCAGCTCGTCTACAAACCTGATCTCCAGGCCGGGCGTCCCCTGCGGGTGTTCCCGTATGTCCTGACGCCGGAGCCGATGCCGCTGATGTAG
- a CDS encoding adenosine kinase, translating to MSFDVYGVGNPLVDIQAHVPDELLSQLGYHKGIMTLVEQPAQRDILMALEGRTISRCAGGSAANTMQGIAQFGGKGVFAGKTGTDELGGFFRRDMQEAGLQFAVDPVDGQTGTSVILITDDAQRTMLTTLALAAQLEADDIDDSAIRQSKYVYIEGYLFGGEPTRSAAMRVIELAKKNGVKVAFTVSDPFLIQYFRDQFRELIEGPVDLLFCNLDEARALTGLHDPIECAQAIHEHAENVAMTLGAEGSILMHEGEVIPIEGVAVKAIDTTGAGDMYAAGILYGITNGLSWKQSGRLASHAAARVVSQLGARLANVISPAEIKQIIGT from the coding sequence ATGTCGTTTGATGTTTATGGCGTTGGCAATCCGCTGGTCGATATCCAGGCGCATGTTCCGGATGAGCTGCTGTCCCAGCTCGGTTACCACAAAGGGATCATGACGCTGGTCGAGCAGCCGGCGCAGCGGGACATCCTGATGGCGCTGGAAGGGCGAACGATCTCCAGGTGCGCCGGCGGATCAGCCGCGAACACCATGCAGGGGATCGCGCAGTTCGGCGGAAAGGGAGTTTTCGCCGGCAAGACGGGAACCGATGAACTCGGCGGTTTTTTCCGTCGCGACATGCAGGAGGCCGGACTGCAGTTTGCCGTGGATCCGGTGGACGGACAGACCGGAACGTCCGTGATCCTGATCACCGACGATGCGCAGCGAACCATGCTCACGACGCTGGCTCTCGCGGCGCAGCTGGAGGCGGACGACATTGACGACTCGGCGATCCGTCAGTCGAAGTACGTGTACATCGAGGGCTACCTCTTCGGAGGGGAGCCGACCCGCTCGGCCGCCATGCGCGTGATCGAGCTTGCGAAGAAGAACGGAGTCAAGGTGGCGTTCACCGTGTCCGATCCGTTCCTGATTCAGTACTTCCGGGACCAGTTTCGAGAGCTGATCGAAGGGCCGGTCGACCTGCTGTTCTGCAACCTCGACGAGGCACGAGCCCTGACCGGCCTGCACGACCCGATCGAATGTGCGCAGGCGATCCACGAGCACGCGGAGAACGTCGCCATGACGCTTGGCGCGGAGGGATCGATCCTGATGCACGAAGGGGAAGTGATTCCGATCGAAGGGGTCGCAGTGAAAGCGATCGACACCACCGGGGCAGGGGACATGTACGCCGCCGGCATCCTGTATGGAATCACGAACGGGCTTTCGTGGAAGCAGTCGGGACGGCTGGCAAGTCACGCGGCGGCCCGCGTCGTGTCTCAACTGGGTGCCCGGCTCGCAAACGTGATTTCGCCGGCCGAAATCAAGCAGATCATCGGGACCTGA
- the ggt gene encoding gamma-glutamyltransferase → MFDDHTDVPSSSPSRFRAAAVAFTLAAVILQGALAQAQHRPTHDIVKSSRGMVVSVSGPASDAGAAVLKQGGNAVDAAIATAFALAATYPAAGNIGGGGFMVVWPGDGRPPMAFDFREKAPAAATQEMFVNPAGRSAHRRVGVPGTVSGLALAHEKLGTKPWKELVDPAVKLAANGFELDQANASQISELLKDSTGPEHAELHRVFDKPGGGDWKTGDRLQQPDLARSLERVRDRGVDGFYKGETAELIAAEMKRFDGIITTEDLANYQAKQREPVRGTYRGYDLVCMSPPCSGGITLISILNILENFEFARDERWSPRTMHLFAEAMKRAYRDRARYLGDPDFTEIPTHFYSKEHAREWAKGIDLSRATPSSTLAGDIKLAGESEHTTHFSVVDGKGMCVALTYTLESSFGSRVVAKGAGFILNDEMNDFNWMPGVTDSTGRIGTAPNLLAPGKRMLSSMCPTIVLKDGKPWLVTGSPGGRTIINTVLQVITGMIDFGLTAQEAVDAPRIHHQWFPDKIRAEAKFHQQHADVVKILEGMGHTFDRVARQGDAHSIWLNPETGDAESGIDPRISGKASIP, encoded by the coding sequence ATGTTCGACGATCACACCGACGTTCCTTCCTCCTCGCCGTCACGATTTCGCGCGGCTGCCGTGGCGTTCACGCTCGCCGCCGTGATTCTTCAGGGAGCGCTGGCCCAGGCGCAGCACCGGCCGACTCACGACATCGTGAAGTCGTCCCGGGGGATGGTCGTTTCCGTCAGCGGCCCTGCCTCCGACGCCGGCGCCGCCGTCCTCAAGCAGGGTGGGAACGCCGTGGATGCCGCGATTGCAACTGCGTTCGCGCTTGCGGCCACCTATCCGGCGGCCGGGAACATCGGCGGCGGCGGTTTCATGGTGGTTTGGCCGGGCGACGGCCGGCCGCCCATGGCGTTCGACTTCCGGGAGAAGGCCCCGGCTGCGGCGACACAGGAGATGTTCGTCAATCCCGCGGGGCGTTCAGCCCATCGCCGCGTCGGCGTTCCCGGTACGGTCAGCGGCCTTGCGCTCGCGCACGAGAAGCTGGGAACGAAGCCCTGGAAGGAACTCGTCGATCCGGCCGTCAAACTTGCCGCGAACGGTTTCGAACTTGACCAGGCGAACGCCTCACAGATCAGCGAACTGCTGAAGGACTCGACCGGACCTGAGCACGCCGAACTCCACCGCGTGTTCGACAAGCCGGGCGGCGGCGACTGGAAGACTGGCGACCGGCTGCAGCAGCCCGATCTTGCCAGGTCGCTTGAACGGGTCCGCGATCGCGGCGTCGACGGCTTCTACAAGGGAGAAACGGCCGAATTGATCGCCGCGGAGATGAAAAGGTTCGATGGGATCATCACGACGGAGGACCTGGCCAATTACCAGGCGAAGCAGCGCGAACCGGTCCGAGGCACATACCGCGGTTACGATCTCGTCTGCATGTCCCCGCCGTGCTCCGGCGGGATCACGCTGATCTCGATTCTCAACATTCTCGAGAATTTCGAGTTCGCGCGGGACGAGCGCTGGTCGCCCCGCACGATGCACCTCTTCGCGGAAGCCATGAAACGCGCCTATCGCGACCGCGCCCGCTACCTCGGCGACCCCGATTTCACCGAAATCCCGACGCACTTCTATTCCAAGGAACATGCCCGTGAATGGGCCAAAGGGATCGATCTCTCGAGGGCGACGCCGAGCAGCACACTGGCCGGCGACATCAAGCTGGCCGGTGAGAGTGAACACACGACCCACTTTTCCGTCGTCGATGGAAAGGGGATGTGCGTCGCGCTGACCTATACGCTCGAGAGCAGCTTCGGGAGCCGAGTGGTCGCGAAGGGGGCGGGGTTCATCCTCAATGACGAAATGAACGACTTCAACTGGATGCCGGGCGTCACCGACTCGACCGGCCGGATCGGAACCGCGCCGAACCTGCTGGCTCCCGGGAAGCGGATGTTGAGCTCGATGTGCCCGACGATTGTCCTGAAGGACGGCAAACCCTGGCTTGTGACCGGCAGCCCGGGAGGCCGCACGATCATCAACACCGTGCTGCAGGTGATCACTGGCATGATCGACTTCGGGTTGACGGCCCAGGAAGCGGTCGATGCGCCGCGCATCCATCACCAGTGGTTTCCGGACAAGATCCGCGCGGAAGCGAAATTCCACCAGCAGCACGCCGACGTCGTGAAAATCCTGGAGGGCATGGGCCACACGTTTGACCGCGTGGCCCGGCAGGGGGATGCGCACAGCATCTGGCTCAATCCGGAAACCGGGGACGCCGAGAGCGGAATCGATCCCCGGATCAGCGGCAAAGCGTCGATCCCCTGA